A single Desulfovibrio piger DNA region contains:
- a CDS encoding FprA family A-type flavoprotein, which translates to MQPVEIKKDIFWVGCVDYDHRDFHGYSRSPEGSTYNAYLIRDEKNVLMDTVYPGWAGSMLCRIAKVMDPEKIDYIVCNHMEPDHAGSLAEVVARVKPEKIFVSTLGYKSMQGYFDCKDWPVEVVKSGDKLNIGKRNIIFQETRMLHWPDSMVSYIPEDKLLISNDAFGQNIATSYRYADEHDQGDFVRAIKEYYYNIVLPYSPQVLKTLPIVESLDIDMIAPDHGLIHRGEKPVKFIVDMYRQLAEQKPQQRAMVIYDTMWHSTEKMAYAVCSGLEEAGVPTRLMSVKSNHHSDVMTELASCGAVIAGSPTHNNTIMPLMASTLTYMKGLRPQNRVGGAFGSYGWSGESAKVLHEMLASMGMDMPADFVKCNWTPRHEALRACVELGKTVGEALKKKCQGE; encoded by the coding sequence ATGCAGCCCGTTGAAATCAAAAAAGATATTTTCTGGGTCGGTTGCGTGGACTACGATCACCGTGACTTCCACGGCTATTCCCGCTCCCCCGAAGGCTCCACCTACAATGCCTACCTGATCCGCGACGAAAAGAACGTCCTCATGGATACCGTGTACCCCGGCTGGGCCGGCAGCATGCTGTGCCGCATCGCCAAGGTCATGGATCCCGAAAAGATCGACTACATCGTCTGCAACCACATGGAACCCGACCACGCCGGCAGCCTGGCCGAAGTGGTGGCCCGCGTGAAGCCCGAAAAGATCTTCGTCTCCACCCTGGGCTACAAGTCCATGCAGGGTTACTTCGACTGCAAGGACTGGCCCGTCGAAGTGGTCAAGAGCGGCGACAAGCTGAACATCGGCAAGCGCAACATCATCTTCCAGGAGACCCGCATGCTGCACTGGCCCGACAGCATGGTCTCCTACATCCCCGAAGACAAGCTGCTCATCAGCAACGACGCCTTCGGCCAGAACATCGCCACCAGCTACCGCTATGCCGATGAGCACGACCAGGGCGACTTCGTGCGCGCCATCAAGGAATACTACTACAACATCGTGCTGCCCTACTCTCCCCAGGTGCTGAAGACCCTGCCCATCGTGGAGAGCCTGGACATCGACATGATCGCCCCTGACCACGGCCTGATCCACCGCGGCGAAAAGCCCGTGAAGTTCATCGTGGACATGTACCGCCAGCTGGCCGAGCAGAAGCCCCAGCAGCGCGCCATGGTGATCTACGACACCATGTGGCATTCCACCGAGAAGATGGCCTATGCCGTGTGCAGCGGCCTGGAAGAAGCGGGCGTGCCCACCCGCCTGATGTCCGTGAAGAGCAACCACCACAGCGACGTGATGACCGAACTGGCCAGCTGCGGTGCCGTGATCGCGGGCTCCCCCACCCACAACAACACCATCATGCCCCTGATGGCCTCCACCCTGACCTACATGAAGGGCCTGCGCCCCCAGAACCGCGTGGGCGGCGCCTTCGGCTCCTACGGCTGGTCCGGTGAATCCGCCAAGGTCCTGCACGAGATGCTGGCTTCCATGGGCATGGACATGCCCGCCGATTTCGTGAAGTGCAACTGGACCCCGCGCCACGAAGCCCTGCGCGCCTGCGTGGAGCTGGGCAAGACCGTGGGCGAGGCCCTGAAAAAGAAGTGCCAGGGCGAATAG
- a CDS encoding C-GCAxxG-C-C family protein, whose protein sequence is MDHQEIARQFAACIACSQQICRHFAPRLGIDDSLALRMAAAFGSGMGHAGTCGCFTGAMLVLGLRFGPHESATASACTERLAGEIRRFEGLFRQAHGSLLCRDILGIDISSPEGLARACAQGLFSSVCAPLVARTCALLECGWEGPRVEGSPETPGPGAADAPCPQRP, encoded by the coding sequence ATGGATCATCAGGAGATCGCACGTCAGTTCGCGGCCTGCATCGCTTGCAGCCAGCAGATATGCCGCCATTTCGCGCCCCGGCTGGGCATCGACGACAGCCTGGCCCTGCGCATGGCCGCGGCTTTCGGCAGCGGCATGGGCCATGCCGGGACCTGCGGCTGCTTCACCGGCGCCATGCTCGTCCTCGGCCTGCGCTTCGGACCGCATGAGAGCGCCACGGCGTCCGCCTGTACGGAACGGCTGGCCGGAGAAATCCGCCGCTTCGAAGGGCTGTTCCGGCAGGCGCACGGCAGCCTGCTCTGCCGCGACATCCTCGGTATCGACATCTCATCCCCCGAAGGACTGGCCCGGGCCTGTGCACAGGGGCTTTTCAGCTCCGTCTGTGCGCCGCTGGTGGCCCGGACATGCGCCCTGCTGGAATGCGGCTGGGAGGGGCCGCGGGTGGAGGGCTCTCCAGAGACGCCAGGCCCCGGTGCTGCGGATGCTCCCTGCCCGCAGCGCCCGTGA
- a CDS encoding aspartate aminotransferase family protein: protein MSDAFSAIKAQEEALLCRSYSRYPVAVVRGKGSRLWDVDGKEYVDLLAGIAVTALGHCNDEVCAALEAQAHKLWHVSNLFYQEEQLELARLLLGTSHHGKVFFCNSGAEANEACIKLARRYMRKVKQRDAYEIITLGGCFHGRTFGALAATGRESLSDGFTPLPDGFKQVPANDLAALEAAITPATAAVLLEVVQGEGGIVPLPGDYLRGVEALCRKHDILFICDEVQAGLCRTGTFWAFQQHGLTPDAISMAKSLANGLPMGAMLATDEMARGFEAGSHATTFGGGALASGVAAKCVEIMLRDKLADRAAVLGRHVMDRVRAIQDKLPGTVREVRGLGLMIGIELAVDAAAVWRELISRGFICNLSHGVTLRLLPALTIDKADLDAFIDTLEDILRTAK from the coding sequence ATGTCCGACGCATTTTCCGCCATCAAAGCCCAGGAAGAAGCACTGCTTTGCCGTTCCTACAGCCGATATCCCGTGGCTGTGGTCCGAGGCAAGGGCTCGCGGTTGTGGGACGTGGACGGCAAGGAATATGTGGACCTGCTGGCCGGTATCGCGGTGACCGCCCTGGGCCACTGCAACGATGAGGTCTGCGCCGCCCTGGAAGCCCAGGCCCACAAGCTCTGGCACGTCAGCAACCTCTTCTATCAGGAAGAGCAGCTGGAGCTGGCCCGCCTGCTGCTGGGCACCAGCCATCACGGCAAGGTCTTTTTCTGCAATTCCGGCGCCGAGGCCAACGAGGCCTGCATCAAGCTGGCCCGCCGCTACATGCGCAAGGTCAAGCAGCGCGACGCCTACGAGATCATCACCCTGGGCGGCTGCTTCCACGGCCGTACCTTCGGCGCCCTGGCCGCCACGGGCCGCGAGAGCCTGAGCGACGGCTTCACGCCGCTGCCCGACGGCTTCAAGCAGGTGCCCGCCAATGACCTGGCCGCCCTGGAGGCCGCTATCACGCCCGCCACGGCGGCGGTGCTGCTGGAAGTGGTGCAGGGCGAAGGCGGCATCGTGCCCCTGCCGGGCGATTACCTGCGCGGTGTGGAAGCCCTGTGCCGCAAGCACGACATCCTCTTCATCTGCGACGAAGTGCAGGCCGGTCTGTGCCGCACCGGTACCTTCTGGGCCTTCCAGCAGCACGGCCTGACCCCGGACGCCATCAGCATGGCCAAATCCCTGGCCAACGGCCTGCCCATGGGCGCCATGCTGGCCACCGACGAGATGGCCAGGGGCTTCGAGGCGGGCAGCCATGCCACCACCTTCGGCGGCGGCGCGCTGGCCTCAGGTGTGGCGGCCAAGTGCGTGGAGATCATGCTCCGCGACAAGCTGGCCGACCGTGCCGCCGTGCTGGGCAGGCATGTGATGGACCGCGTCCGCGCCATCCAGGACAAGCTGCCCGGTACCGTGCGTGAAGTGCGCGGCCTGGGCCTGATGATCGGCATCGAGCTGGCCGTGGATGCCGCCGCCGTGTGGCGCGAACTCATCTCCCGCGGCTTCATCTGCAACCTGAGCCACGGCGTGACCCTGCGTCTGCTGCCCGCCCTGACCATCGACAAGGCCGACCTCGACGCCTTCATCGACACGCTGGAAGACATCCTGCGCACGGCGAAGTAG
- a CDS encoding desulfoferrodoxin → MPNQLEVYKCTHCGNIVEVLHGGGASLVCCGENMKLMKEGSTDGAMEKHVPVIEKIDGGYKVSVGSVAHPMDENHYIQWIELLAGDQSLTCFLKPGDKPEAVFKTDAEKVTAREYCNLHGHWKAEN, encoded by the coding sequence ATGCCGAACCAGCTTGAAGTTTATAAGTGCACCCATTGCGGCAATATCGTTGAAGTCCTCCACGGCGGCGGCGCCAGCCTGGTCTGCTGTGGCGAGAACATGAAGCTCATGAAGGAAGGCTCCACCGACGGCGCCATGGAAAAACATGTGCCCGTGATCGAAAAGATCGACGGCGGCTACAAGGTGAGCGTGGGCAGCGTGGCCCACCCCATGGACGAGAACCACTACATCCAGTGGATCGAACTGCTGGCCGGCGACCAGAGCCTGACCTGTTTCCTGAAGCCGGGCGACAAGCCTGAAGCGGTGTTCAAGACCGACGCCGAAAAAGTCACCGCCCGCGAATACTGCAACCTTCACGGCCACTGGAAGGCCGAAAACTAG
- the dut gene encoding dUTP diphosphatase encodes MSTLSVPACPVRLAFVREGARSLYAGRLEPATAFSAGIDLRACLDEDCVRIPAGGRFCVPAGISVQPCEAGFAGFLYSRSGLGAREGLTVAQGVGVIDPDYTGEILVMLLNTSGEERVLRRGERMAQLVFQPFVRPVWQEVESLSATERGAGGFGHTGR; translated from the coding sequence ATGAGCACTCTTTCCGTACCCGCCTGCCCCGTGCGCCTCGCTTTCGTGCGCGAAGGGGCCCGTTCCCTGTATGCCGGCCGGCTTGAACCGGCCACGGCCTTTTCGGCCGGTATCGACCTGCGCGCCTGTCTGGACGAGGACTGCGTGCGCATCCCTGCCGGGGGCCGCTTCTGCGTGCCCGCGGGCATCAGCGTGCAGCCCTGCGAGGCCGGTTTTGCGGGCTTCCTCTATTCCCGCAGCGGCCTCGGCGCGCGTGAGGGCCTGACCGTGGCCCAGGGCGTGGGGGTCATCGACCCCGACTATACGGGCGAGATCCTCGTCATGCTGCTCAACACCTCGGGCGAGGAGCGCGTCCTCAGGCGTGGGGAGCGCATGGCCCAGCTTGTTTTCCAGCCCTTTGTCCGCCCTGTCTGGCAGGAGGTGGAGAGCCTCTCCGCCACGGAGCGCGGTGCGGGCGGCTTCGGACATACGGGGCGCTAG
- the trmFO gene encoding methylenetetrahydrofolate--tRNA-(uracil(54)-C(5))-methyltransferase (FADH(2)-oxidizing) TrmFO produces MRPTKGDGVTEHSYAVIGGGLAGCECALRLARAGLQVTLFEQKPAFRSPAHVSDGLAELVCSNSLRSDELTSGIGLLKAEMRELGSDFMELADAHRVPAGKALAVDREAFSAAMTRRILSTPGITLVHRQITSLDDPALDGFGTVVLAAGPLASENLSASLAGVVGGDHCYFYDAIAPIVWTHSLNRDIVFRASRYGQEKGETGGDYLNCPMNREEYEAFYNALLEAQKVGARDFEKEKHFEGCMPVEALAERGPRTLTFGPLKPVGFVDPRTGRRPWAILQLRAETLNGETCNLVGCQTKLTYGEQARVFRMVPGLEKAEFARFGSMHRNTYVNAPVALNADLSLRARPRVFLAGQITGVEGYLESAACGMWLGMLLAARARGRELALPPLECALGALLNHLRTPAKHFQPSNAHFGLMPELDEKARKKDRKALYSARARERFASWRAEQGLLTAGM; encoded by the coding sequence ATGCGGCCAACAAAAGGAGATGGCGTGACTGAACACAGCTATGCGGTTATTGGTGGCGGCCTGGCCGGTTGCGAATGCGCCCTGCGCCTGGCGCGGGCAGGCCTGCAGGTGACCCTGTTCGAACAGAAGCCGGCGTTCCGTTCCCCGGCCCATGTCAGTGACGGGCTGGCGGAGCTGGTCTGCTCCAATTCCCTGCGCTCGGACGAGCTGACCTCCGGCATCGGCCTGCTCAAGGCCGAGATGCGCGAACTGGGCAGCGACTTCATGGAGCTGGCCGACGCCCACCGCGTGCCCGCGGGCAAGGCCCTGGCCGTGGACCGCGAGGCCTTCTCGGCGGCCATGACGCGGCGCATCCTGTCCACGCCCGGCATCACGCTGGTCCACCGGCAGATCACCTCCCTGGACGATCCCGCGCTGGACGGCTTCGGGACCGTGGTGCTGGCGGCCGGGCCCCTGGCCTCGGAAAACCTCTCCGCCTCGCTGGCCGGGGTGGTGGGCGGCGACCACTGCTATTTTTATGATGCCATCGCGCCCATCGTCTGGACGCATTCCCTGAACAGGGACATCGTGTTCCGTGCCTCGCGCTACGGGCAGGAAAAGGGCGAGACGGGCGGCGACTATCTCAACTGCCCCATGAACAGGGAAGAATACGAGGCCTTCTATAACGCCCTGCTGGAAGCGCAGAAGGTGGGCGCACGGGACTTCGAGAAGGAAAAGCATTTCGAAGGCTGCATGCCGGTGGAGGCCCTGGCCGAGCGCGGCCCGCGCACCCTGACCTTCGGGCCGCTGAAGCCCGTGGGCTTCGTGGACCCGCGCACCGGCCGCCGCCCCTGGGCCATCCTGCAGCTGCGGGCCGAGACCCTCAACGGCGAGACCTGCAACCTGGTGGGCTGCCAGACCAAGCTGACCTATGGCGAGCAGGCACGGGTGTTCCGCATGGTGCCCGGTCTGGAGAAGGCGGAATTCGCCCGCTTCGGCAGCATGCACCGCAACACCTATGTGAACGCGCCCGTGGCCCTGAACGCCGACCTTTCGCTCAGGGCGCGGCCCCGGGTGTTCCTGGCCGGGCAGATCACCGGCGTGGAAGGCTATCTGGAATCCGCCGCCTGCGGCATGTGGCTGGGCATGCTGCTGGCCGCGCGCGCCCGGGGGCGGGAGCTGGCCCTGCCGCCGCTGGAATGCGCGCTGGGCGCCCTGCTCAACCACCTGCGCACCCCGGCGAAGCACTTCCAGCCCTCCAACGCCCATTTCGGCCTCATGCCGGAGCTGGACGAGAAGGCCAGAAAGAAGGACCGCAAGGCCCTCTACTCGGCCCGGGCGCGCGAGCGCTTCGCCAGCTGGCGCGCGGAACAGGGGCTGCTGACGGCCGGGATGTGA
- a CDS encoding PadR family transcriptional regulator — protein MFVQESSLFDGCPCSGCHLPRFVLPLLLGLLADGPQHGYQLLQRLRDFPTLRDTPPDQAGMYRLLKQMEDNGLVSGEQGPGRTVGKRSFTLTARGQACLATWAGTLDRYQEDIACIVSFLRRGKVGGDHS, from the coding sequence ATGTTCGTGCAAGAAAGTTCCCTTTTTGACGGCTGCCCGTGCAGCGGCTGCCACCTGCCACGCTTCGTCCTGCCCCTGCTGCTGGGCCTTCTGGCCGATGGCCCGCAACATGGCTACCAGCTCTTGCAGCGGCTCAGGGACTTTCCCACCCTGCGCGACACCCCGCCGGACCAGGCCGGGATGTACCGTCTTTTGAAACAGATGGAGGACAACGGCCTTGTGAGCGGCGAGCAGGGGCCCGGCCGCACCGTGGGCAAGCGCAGTTTCACCCTGACGGCACGGGGGCAGGCCTGCCTGGCCACCTGGGCCGGGACGCTGGACCGCTATCAGGAAGACATAGCCTGTATCGTCAGCTTCCTGCGCCGCGGGAAGGTCGGGGGCGACCATTCCTGA
- a CDS encoding TraR/DksA family transcriptional regulator, with translation MDVFDQATELERLDREAALSRARAALDQGGPDWIDGVACCRECGEPIPQKRLEALPGVGLCRACQEERESGR, from the coding sequence ATGGATGTTTTTGACCAGGCCACTGAACTTGAACGTCTGGACCGTGAAGCTGCCCTCTCCCGCGCCCGCGCTGCCCTGGATCAGGGCGGTCCCGACTGGATCGACGGCGTGGCCTGCTGCCGCGAATGCGGTGAGCCCATCCCCCAGAAGCGTCTGGAGGCCCTGCCCGGCGTCGGCCTGTGCCGCGCCTGCCAGGAAGAACGCGAAAGCGGACGCTAG
- a CDS encoding rubredoxin, giving the protein MKYVCSVCGYEYDPAENDNVPFDQLPDDWTCPVCGVSKDQFEQA; this is encoded by the coding sequence ATGAAATACGTTTGCAGCGTGTGCGGTTACGAATATGATCCCGCCGAAAACGACAACGTGCCCTTCGATCAGCTGCCTGATGACTGGACCTGCCCCGTCTGTGGCGTGAGCAAGGACCAGTTCGAACAGGCCTAG